GCGGGCTGGCGGGGAGGCTGGGGGCCGGGGCTGGTGGCGACGGCGCTCTCGCTGGTGATGGTGGACTACTTCTTCCTGTCGCCCCTGGGGGACTGGCTCATCCATCCCGGCAACTTCATCGCGCTGGCCTTCTTCCTGGCGCTGTCGCTGTTCGTGACGCTGCTCAACGTGCGCCTTCGCCGGGCCAACGCGGAGCGCGCGGACCTGCTGGAGCGCGAGCGCGCCTCCCGCGCCGCCGCCGAGTACGAACGCGCGCGCCTGCACGAGCTGTTCATGCACGCGCCCGCGCACCTGGTCATCTTCCGCGGGCCCCAGCACGTCTTCGAGCTGTCCAACCCCCTCAACTCCGCGATGCTGGGCAACCCTCCTCAGCTGCTGGGCCTGCCCGCGCGCGAGGTGGGGCCGAAGGAGGAAGCCGAGCGCGTGGCACGCATCCTCGACCACGTCTACGCGACGGGCGAACCCTTCGAGGGCCGGGAGGTGTCCCTCAAGCTGCCACAGCCGGATGGCACCCTCCGGGAGTTCATCTTCGATGTCACGTACACGCCCACGCACGACGCGCACGGGCAGGTGGACGGCATCGCGGGCTTCGGCTTCGACGTGACGGACGTGGTGCGTGCCCGCTCCCGGGCGGAGCGGCTGGCGCGCGAGCTGTCGCACAACGAGGAGCACCTGCGGCTGCTGGCCGGGGCCAGCTCCTTCCTGGCCACGTCGCTGGACGACAAGGCCACGCTGCGCAACGTGGTGCGCCTGGCGGTCCCCACGCTGGCAGACTGGTGCCTCATCGACAGCGCACTGGAGGACGGCACCTTCCAGCGCATGGAGGTGGAGCACGCGACCACGGAGCCGGAGTCGCTCGCGGAGCCGCTGCGGGCCCGCACGACGTACGTGTCGGGCCTCCCCAAGCTGGCCGGCACCGAGCCGCGTCATCACGGGCAGCCCCTCTTCATCGAGAACTTCACCGACGACGTCCTCCCGCTGTTCACGAAGGACCCGGAGCGCATCGCGCTGCTGAAGGAGCTGCGCGTCCGCTCGCTGGTGGTGGTGCCGCTGGTGGCCGGGGAGCGTTCGCTGGGGCTGCTCAGCTTCGTCACCACGCACCGCTCCGGACGGCGCTACACGACCGCGGACCTGCCCTTCCTCCAGGAGCTGGCCAACCGCGCCGCGCTCTCCATGGAGAACGCGAGGCTGTACCGCGAGGCGCGTGAAGCGGTGCGCCTGCGCGACGAGTTCCTCTCCATCGCGAGCCACGAGCTGAAGACGCCGCTCACGCCGCTCAACCTCAAGCTCCAGGCGCTGCGGCGCGAGCTGGACCGCCACCCGGGCCCGGTGCCGCGCGAGCTGGTGGAGCGCTACCTGGACGTGGGCTCGCGGCAGATGAAGAAGCTGGCGGAGCTGGTGAACGACCTGCTGGACGTGTCGCGCATCGCCGCGGGACGGCTGTCGCTGGAGTGCGTGCCCATGGACCTGGCGGAGCTGGTGCGCGACGTGGTCGCCGCCTACGAGGGCCCCGCCGCGCGCACCGGCTCCGTGCTCCAGCTGGAGTGCACGGACACCGTGACGATGGGCGTGTGGGACCGGCCGCGGCTGGAGCAGGTGGTGGTGAACCTGGTGGACAACGCCATCAAGTACGGCCAGGGGCGCCCCATCCAGGTCCGGCTGGAGACGCGCGACGGCAAGGCGGCGCTGACGGTGCGGGACCAGGGCATCGGCATCTCGGAGGAGTCCCTGCCGCGCCTCTTCGGCCGCTTCGAGCGCGCGGTGAGCGACCGGCACTACGGCGGCCTGGGCCTGGGCCTCTACATCACCCGCACGCTGGTGGAGGCCATGGGCGGCACGGTGCGCGTGGAGAGCCGCCTGGGCCAGGGCTCCGTCTTCACGGTGGAGCTGCCGCTGCCCGCGGCGTCGGCGGACGTGGGAGCTCCAGCGCCCTGATCAGGGAGCGGCGCGGGCGCGCGGCAGCTGCGCGTGGGGTTCCCAGGGACCGCTGGAGCCCAGGCAATGGCGGCAGGTGGCGAGCGGCGTGTCCCGTTCCAGGTAGCCCAGCAGGCGCGTGAGCAGGTCCGGGTCATCGAGCAGCACGCCGTCGTGTTCGGCGAGCGCGGGCAGGTGCGGATGCTCCGCGGCGAAGACGGTGGCGACGTGGGGCGGCCGGGTGCAGGTGAAGAAGCGGCCCTGGTGGACCAGGTGGCAGCGCTGCTTGAGCCAGCACTTGTTGAAGACGTCCTGTATCTCCGCGTCGGACGTGAGGGGCGCATCCGGGGTGATGCGCTGGAAGCGGTCGATGGCCTTCACCGTGAGGTGGACGCCGTGCTGGTCGCAGCGCTCGGTGATGCGGGTGATGGAGCGTTCGGGCAGGGGCGCGGACGTGTAGAACGACAGCGTCATCCGGTCGAGCCGTTCGTACACGGCGTCGGGAGCGCTCTGGGCGAGGAAGCCGTTGGTGGTGACGGACACCTGTTCGGTGAGCCCGGAGGTGCGCACCACGTCCAGCACGGCGGGCAGGTCCGGATGGAGGAAGGGCTCGCCGCCGGTGAGCTTGAAGACGTTGGGCTTGAGCACGCGCGAGAGGCGGCGCAGGTCCTCGGCCAATGCCTGGGGAGACACGGCCCACGCGGGCAGGTGCGGCGACAGCGGGCAACACTGTGCACAGCGCAGGTTGCAGTGCGTGGTGACGTGCGTCTCCAGGGACCAGGTGAGGACGCGGCTGTCGTGAAGCTCGTAGCGCACGGCGCGGGAGTCTAACCGACACACCCACCGCCCTGGGGGTCCGTATCCCTCCACGAAGCCCGAGGGTTACAGGTGCGCCCATGGCGCCGCCCGAGCAATTCGAGTCCTCGAAGCTCCGCACCCTCGACGTCCTCCTCCGTGAGGGGTTCGACCGGGCCACCCTGGAGAAGAGCGTGGCCGCGCTGGTCGGGACGGAGCGGTGGATCATCCGCCCTGTGCCGTTCGACCCCACCGGCCGCTCGTTCGACCTCCTCCCTCCCGGCACCATCGAGCCGGCACAAGCGTGGGAGCTGGCGCGCCGCCTCCAGACGGACCCGAGCGTGGAGGATGCGGATCCGGCTTTCGAGGCGGTCTACGCGGAACACACCTCCGTCACGGACACGGCGCCCACGCTCCTCAAGGCGCAGCGCGCGGAGCCCGGGCCTGAGACATTCAACGAGAACGATTGCGACTGGAGCCCGCGCTTCGTGAAGGCGGGTGAAGCGTGGAAGCTGCCCGGCGGCGTGAGCCAGGGCGAGGGCATCCTCATCGGACATCCGGACAGCGGCTACCTGCCCCACCCCGAGCTGGGGCCGAACTTCACGCCGCGCTTGGGCTGGGACTTCATCGACGATGACCCCACGACGGAGAACCCGGGCGGAGGCCACGGGCTGGGCACCGCGAGCGTCATGGCGAGCCCCTCCGACCGTCCGAGCGTGGACGGAGCGAAGCTGTTCGTGGATGGAGTCGCGCCGAAGGCCGAGGTCGTCCCGCTGCGCGTCGCGAAGCCCACGCTCTTCGTCCCCTCGCCGGTGCTGTTCAACGTGGGCGTCGACCGGCTGCGCGACTCCATCGGGTTCGCCATCCAGCGGCGGGTCCATGTCATCAGCATCAGCCTCGGGTGGCTGCCCAACGCGGGACTGCACCGGATCATCCAACAGGCGGTGCGCGAGAACATCATCGTCATCGCCGCCGCGGGCAACTACACGGGCCCCGTCGTCGTCTGGCCGGGCGCGTATGACGAAGTCGTCGCGATGGCCGCGTGCAACGCGAGCGCGCAGCCCTGGGCCTTCTCCGCCTGGGGCAAGGCGGTCGACGCCACCGGTCCGGGCGAGGACGTCTGGGTGGCGCAGCCCGGCGACAAGGTCGGGCAGAGCAGCGGCACCTCGTATGCGACCGCGACTGTCGCGGGGATCGCCGCGCTCTGGCTGGCACACCATGGCCGGGACAACCTGCTCGCGAAGTACCAGGGAGGACCAACGCTGGCGCAGGTCTTCCGCCATGTGCTCCGCGCCACCTGTGACAGCTGGCCCCAGAGCCAGCTCGCGTGGGGCGCGGGCCTCGTCAACGCGAAGGCGTGCCTCGAGTCCCCGCTCCCGGACGTGACGGCGCTGGAGTCGTTCACCACGAGGGCGCTCCTCCATGAGTCCTCGGACACCGTGGCCTCCACCTTCAGCGGCCTCCCGGAAGCCGACGTCCTGAAAAACCTTGCGACCACGCTCGGGGTCGATGAACAGAAGGCGTCGCGGCTCGACTCGGAGTTCGGGCGCGAGCTGCGGTTCTGGGCGCTCACCCATGCCCCCTTCCGGCACGCGCTCCAGGAAGGCGCGGGCAGGGACCGTCAGGCGCTCAAGGCGCGTACTCAAGCCGCCCTGCCACCCTTCTCACCGAGCCTGCGGGCCGCGATCGGTTAGCACGCCTCACAGAACGCCAGCACCTGGGCGAACGGCCACTCCGCCACGGTGCCGAAGAGCTTGTGATTGCCGAGCTTCGCCTTGGAGAGCGCGGGGCTGCTCAGGCCGCAGAGGAAGCGCGCCGCCTGCCGGGGATGGCCCAGCGCCTCCGGGTGCCTCGCCACGAGCGACTGGAACGTGGGCGCGTCCAGCTGTTCGCGCAGGTCCGGCCGTGGATGCGGCGGCGGCAGCACGCGCGCCGCGCCCGTGCGGCAGAAGGTGCAGTGGCCGCACGGTGCTTCGCGCTGCTCGCCGAAGTGGGCCACCAGCGCATTGCTCTGGCAACCGTCGTGCGTGACCAGCCGGAGCACGTCGCGCACCCGCGACACCTCCTGGACCTCCCGCTTCTGGAAGCGCTCCTGCAACAGGGCCACGAGCGCCTTCGCGTCCTCGCGCTCGCGCAGCCGCGTGTAGCGCTGACGCGGCTCCGCCACCTGCACCTCCGCGTAGCCCTGCTCCTGGAAGTAGTCGAGCGCCTTCACCACCCGGTCTCGCGGCTGGTCCAACGCCTTTGCGACTTCGGCGGGGTCGAACGTGTACCAGGTGCGTCCCTTCTTCGCGTGCGCGAACAGCTCCTTCACGAAGCGCGCGCGCTCCCCCTGGAACCTGCCCACGAGCGCGTCTACAGAGCCCGCCGGCTGCACCTTGTAGCCCGCGTAGAACGGCGTGCCCTGGCGCAGCACGCCCTCCAATTCCAGGTACGTCAGCGCCGTGCGCAGCACCAGGGGCCGCAGGTCGTGGCGGTTGCCCAGCGCGTACATGTCCAGGTGCAGCTCCGGTCCCGAGGACAACAGCTCGTTCACCAGCGCCGTCAGCGCCTCCGGCAGCGGCGTGTCTCCGAGCGCGAAGTTCTCCAGCGTGGGCACGTCGTCCGGGCACGCGAGCAGCTCCACGACGGACGGCCTGCCATCACGGCCCGCGCGGCCAATCTCCTGGCTGTAGCTCTCCAGGCCCTTGGGCAGGTTGTAGTGATACACGGCGCGCACGTCCGCCTTGTCGATGCCCATCCCGAACGCGATGGTCGCCACGACGATGCCCTTCGCGGAGTGGGTCCACGCCTCCTGCACCCGCTCGCGCTCCTCGGCTTCCAGGCCCGCGTGGTAGGCGCTCGCGGGCAGGCCCTCCGCGCTCAAGAGCGCCGCCACGCGCTCCGCGGTCTTCTGCAACGTGACGTAGACGATGGTGGTGCCGGGCGGGCGCGACTTGAGCCGCTCCACCAGCAGGGCATCGCGCGCCTCCGGGCCCGTGGGTGTGGTCTCCAGCGTGAGGTTGTTCCGGTAGAAGCCGGTGACGACCGCGTGCGACTCCGGGATGCCGAAGCCCTGACAGATGTCGTGCACCACCTGCGGCGTGGCCGTGGCGGTGAGCGCCAGGATGCGCTCGGCCTGGAGCGTGCGGGCCGCCTGCGCGAGCTTGAGGTAGTCCGGCCGGAAGTTGTGGCCCCATTCGGAGACGCAGTGCGCTTCGTCTACCGCGAAGAGGGAGATTTGGAGCTCGCTCAAGAGCCCCATGAAGCGCTCGTTGTTGAAGCGCTCGGGGGCCACGTAGAGGAGCTTCAGCGTTCCGTCGCGCAGGGACTCCGTCACTTCACGCGACTCCTCCAGCGACAGGGAGGAGTCCAACCGCGCGGCGCGGATTCCCTTCCGCTCCAGCGCGTCGATCTGATCCTTCATCAACGCGATGAGCGGTGACACCACCACCGTGAGCCCTTCGAGCAGCAGCGCGGGCAACTGGTAGCACAGCGACTTGCCGCCGCCAGTGGGGAACACGGCGAGCGCGGAGCCCTGGGGCTCGAGCAGCTTCGTGAGCACCTCGCGCTGTCCGGGCCGGAAGGACTCCAGCCCGAAGCGCTCTCGCAACACGACGTCCACCGCATCGTCCCGCATGTCCCGCCCTTCCCTGTTCGCGTTGTCTTGGGGGGTTATCGCACCCTCCTGGAGGTCGCGGAGGGATGAAACAGGCCGACGGCCTGGCGACGCTTGTCGTGGCGCCGCCTCGGTCGAACGCCCCCGCTTCCTGAGCGGGCAGACACGATCGATACGGGTGCGCGCGGAGACGAACTCTATGATGCGGACCGCATGCCGACCCGCGCTCCCAAGGTGTCCCCTGCAGGAAAGGCTCCCTCGCGCGGCCTGTCACCTCGTGCGGTAGGCGACCTGCTGTTCCATGCCCGAGCATCCAACGCGGACTTGCAGTTGGAGGCGGTGCCCCTCGGCGTGACGCTGCCGCGAGTCCTCCGGGAAGCGGAGGCTCGGGACGAAGAAGAGCTCGCGGCGCGGCTGTTGTCCGCCTGGTCCGACACCGTGCGGGCACATGTCGAAGCGGGCACGCACGACGTGAGCCTGAGCGGCGGCGTGGACAGCGCGGCCCTGTGCGCGATGGCCGCGCGGCATGCACCGCAGAAGGTGCGTGCGTGGACGATGGACGTGCACTTCGCGGACGCGGTGGAGCGGAGCAACGCGCGGCGGATGGCGAAGGTGACGGGCGCGGAGCTGGTGGACGTGCTCATCCCGGACTCCGTGCTCCCGGACCTGTTCGAGCACGCGGTCCTCGCCAACCAGACCGTCATCCTCAACGCCCGGGCCGTGGCCAGCTACGTGTTCTATCTGGAGGCCCAGCGGCAGGGCGCGGGCCCCGTCCTCCTGAGCGGCGCGGGAGCGGACGAAGTGCTCCAGGGCACCCCGGGCGTGCTCGCCGCCGCGAAGGCCCGCGTGGACGAAGACCGGACGTTGGCCGTGCGGGCCCTGGGCTTCGAAGCCATGGCGGCTGTGGACAACTTGCGGGCGCCGTTCCGAGCCGGCTCGCGCGATCATGAAGAGCCCCCCGGAGCGGCACGGGGGGCTGTGGACAACTCGGGAAGCCCTCTGGACGGGGCCCCGCACGGCGATCAGGAATCAAAGCCATCCACGGGGCATTTCCCCTCTGGAAACGGCGGTTCCGATCAAGCCTTGGGACGCCGTGAAGACTCCACACCTGTGGACAACTTGAGGACTGTTTCCGAGGGCTGGAACAGCGATCACGTCTCGCGAGGCCCCCCTGTGGACAACCTGGGGACCGGGCTCGCCGCGCCGTGGGAGCTGCCTCAGGAGGAGGCGCTCCCCTCCGAGGAGCTGCGGTACGCGAAGTGGGTGCTGGCCGAGCTCATCCTTCCCCCCGAGCTGCGGGGCGCCCGGGCCCATGGGCTCACGGTCCGCACGCCATACCTGGACGAAGGCTTCGCGCGGGTGGCGCTGGCGCTGCCGGAGTCCGTGCTGCAAAGGGACGGGTTCGGCAAGTGGCTGTTCCGGCATGCGGTGCGGTCCCTGGTGCCGGACGAGGTCCGCCTCGCGCGCAAGACGCCCCGGTATGGACACACCGCCCTCTCCAGCCCGGTGCGGTCGCGCTGGCTGGAGCTGTATCGCGCCTGGCTCTCTCCCGCGCGGCTGGACTCCCTCCAGGTCATCAACACACAAGGGGTGCTGGGATTGATGGAGCGCTACTTCCGGCTGCCGCCCGACGACGCGCAGGCCGGACCGATGGATCGGTTGTTGATGCGCCTCATGTCCCTGGCCATGCTCCAGGCCCACACCAAGGCGCCCCCCTGAATGTCCCGAGTCCTCATCGCCACCTCGCCCGAAAAGGGCCACCTCAACCCGATGGTCGGCGTGGCCCAATGGCTGCGCCGCCTGGGGCACACCGTCGGCTGGTTGTGCATCCCCGAACCCGCGCCGCAGCTCGAGTCCCTGGGCGTGGAGGTGTTGAGCCTGCCGCACGTCGAAGCCGCGCCGCCGGGCATCGAGACGGGAGGCGAAGCGCTGGCGAAGCTGGTGCTCGATGACGTCGCGCTGGGGAAGTGGATCCGGGGATTGTTGCTGGATTCGGTCCCCACGATGCTGGAGCCGGTGCGCGAAGTGGTGCGCGCCTTCCGTCCCGACGTGATGGCGCTGGACGGGATGCAGTACGCGGCGGTGCTCGCGGCGCACACGGAAGGCATTCCCTGGGCGGGGGTGTCCTCCGCGCTGACGTTGCTGGAGCCGCGTCCGGAGATTCCCCTGCTGCGCAACGTGAGGGCGCTGAAGGACGACCGTCAGGCCCTGTTCCGCCGTCACGGCTTCGACGCGCGCTTCCGCACCTGCGAGTGCCTGTCGCCCCGGCTCAACCTCATCTTCGCCACCGAGGCCTTCCTGGGCCCGGACGCGGGAGTGCCCCCGGACACGCTGCTGGTGGGGCCCTCGATTCCGCCGGAAGCCCGGGGTGACGAGGTGCCCTTCCCCTGGGAGCGGCTGGGCGACAAGCCGGTGCTGTACGTGTCCTTCGGCAGTCAGATTTCGTATCAGCCTGAGCTGTTCCGCCTCATCGCGGAGGCCGCGAAGCCCTTCGGCGTGACGCTGGTGTTGTGCGCGGGCGAGCTGGCGGACACGGACTTCCCGAGCACGCTGCCCGGTGACGTGGTGGCTGTGCGCTACACGCCGCAGCGGCAGGTGCTGGAGCGCGCGGCGGCGTTCATCTCCCACGGTGGCGCCAACTCCGTGATGGAGGCGATGACGGCGGGAGTGCCGATGCTGCTGCTGCCGGTGTGCAACGACCAGCCCGTGCAGGCGCACTTCCTGGAGAAGTCCGGAGCAGGGCTCGCGAGGGACCCGAGGACCCTCACGGTGGAGTCGTGCCGTGAGGCCATCGCGCAATTGCTCGCACCGAAGTCAGCGATGCGCGGCCGAGTGGCGGAGATCTCCCGTTCCTACCGCGCGCACGATGGCGCGAGGACCGCCGCTGAACGCATCGCCGGGCTCGTGGCATGAGTGCCTCCAGGTGGAGTCCTCGACGGCATCACCCGGAGGGCATCACACCGTTGGAGGTGTGGAACCTGCCCGTGTTCGGCCGCGAGCTGTGGGAGCTGCTGGGCTCTCCGTGGGTGGAGGACGACCGGCGCGCGGGAGTCCCTGGAGCCACGCTCGCGGCCCGCATGATGCTTCCGCTGGCGGAGGCGCTCGCATTGCTGGTGAAGAAGCACGCGCCGGATGCGGCGTATCTGAGTGGAGGCCTGGCGGAGCTGGACGGCTTTCCCGCCGCGTTGCGAGCGGCAACAGCATCGCTGCGCCGCCCGGTGCACATCGCGCTGTCACCGCGCTTCGCCCCTGTGCGTGCGGGGCTGCGCATGCTGGAAGCCACGGGCGCGCGAAGTCCGCTCTGCGTGGACGTGGGCCAGACGAGCATCAAGCTCGCGCGTGCCGGAGCGACACGCGTCGTTGAGCGGGACCTCACCACCCTGCCCCCGTTGTTCATCGGACAGCCGCGTCCCGCGGACGGCCATCACATCCGGGACACGGTGGCGTTCATCTCGGGAGCGCTGCGGACGTTCCTCGCGGAGGACAGCCGCGAGCCTCCGGACGCGCTGTGTCTGGCATTGCCGTGTCCGCTGGATGAGGCCCTGATGCCCGGAGGTTGCACCTACGGTTTCGAGGGCACGGCCTCCCTGGTCCCGGACATCCTCGCCCACGCGGGCCTGCCAGACACGGGAGGACCGGTGCTCGTGCTCAACGACGCGGAGCTGGCGGCCGAATCCGCGCGGCGGGCCCCCCAGGTGAAGGGGCGCCGCGTGCTGTGCCTGTCCCTGGGCTTCGGCCCGGGTGGAGCCCTGCTCGAACGGGGCTGAGCCTGGTAACCTGGTCGTGGACCCGTGCCCACGCCCTCAGACAACGACCAGGCCATCCGGCTGGCGGCCTTCAATGCCTTGCAGGCGCTGGTGGAGCGGCACGGCGAAGTGCTGCCGTGGGAAATCATCGCGGACGGCTTCCAGCTCCACGGCGAGCAGCACCTGTTCGCCAACCGGACACGCGGCATCTTCTGGCCCCGGCAGATGCAGGAGACCGCGCTGTCCATCAAGACCACCGTGCCGCGAGGAACCCGCGTCGCCCGTTATGACGATGACAACATCGCCTCGGACGGAGCCTTCCTCTACAAGTTCCAGGGCACGGACGTGGAGGCACGGGACAACCGCCGGCTCGTGCGCGCGCAGCAACTGGATGCGCCTC
This DNA window, taken from Corallococcus coralloides DSM 2259, encodes the following:
- a CDS encoding radical SAM protein, with product MRYELHDSRVLTWSLETHVTTHCNLRCAQCCPLSPHLPAWAVSPQALAEDLRRLSRVLKPNVFKLTGGEPFLHPDLPAVLDVVRTSGLTEQVSVTTNGFLAQSAPDAVYERLDRMTLSFYTSAPLPERSITRITERCDQHGVHLTVKAIDRFQRITPDAPLTSDAEIQDVFNKCWLKQRCHLVHQGRFFTCTRPPHVATVFAAEHPHLPALAEHDGVLLDDPDLLTRLLGYLERDTPLATCRHCLGSSGPWEPHAQLPRARAAP
- a CDS encoding glycosyltransferase is translated as MSRVLIATSPEKGHLNPMVGVAQWLRRLGHTVGWLCIPEPAPQLESLGVEVLSLPHVEAAPPGIETGGEALAKLVLDDVALGKWIRGLLLDSVPTMLEPVREVVRAFRPDVMALDGMQYAAVLAAHTEGIPWAGVSSALTLLEPRPEIPLLRNVRALKDDRQALFRRHGFDARFRTCECLSPRLNLIFATEAFLGPDAGVPPDTLLVGPSIPPEARGDEVPFPWERLGDKPVLYVSFGSQISYQPELFRLIAEAAKPFGVTLVLCAGELADTDFPSTLPGDVVAVRYTPQRQVLERAAAFISHGGANSVMEAMTAGVPMLLLPVCNDQPVQAHFLEKSGAGLARDPRTLTVESCREAIAQLLAPKSAMRGRVAEISRSYRAHDGARTAAERIAGLVA
- a CDS encoding RecQ family ATP-dependent DNA helicase, with the translated sequence MRDDAVDVVLRERFGLESFRPGQREVLTKLLEPQGSALAVFPTGGGKSLCYQLPALLLEGLTVVVSPLIALMKDQIDALERKGIRAARLDSSLSLEESREVTESLRDGTLKLLYVAPERFNNERFMGLLSELQISLFAVDEAHCVSEWGHNFRPDYLKLAQAARTLQAERILALTATATPQVVHDICQGFGIPESHAVVTGFYRNNLTLETTPTGPEARDALLVERLKSRPPGTTIVYVTLQKTAERVAALLSAEGLPASAYHAGLEAEERERVQEAWTHSAKGIVVATIAFGMGIDKADVRAVYHYNLPKGLESYSQEIGRAGRDGRPSVVELLACPDDVPTLENFALGDTPLPEALTALVNELLSSGPELHLDMYALGNRHDLRPLVLRTALTYLELEGVLRQGTPFYAGYKVQPAGSVDALVGRFQGERARFVKELFAHAKKGRTWYTFDPAEVAKALDQPRDRVVKALDYFQEQGYAEVQVAEPRQRYTRLREREDAKALVALLQERFQKREVQEVSRVRDVLRLVTHDGCQSNALVAHFGEQREAPCGHCTFCRTGAARVLPPPHPRPDLREQLDAPTFQSLVARHPEALGHPRQAARFLCGLSSPALSKAKLGNHKLFGTVAEWPFAQVLAFCEAC
- a CDS encoding asparagine synthase C-terminal domain-containing protein, which gives rise to MPTRAPKVSPAGKAPSRGLSPRAVGDLLFHARASNADLQLEAVPLGVTLPRVLREAEARDEEELAARLLSAWSDTVRAHVEAGTHDVSLSGGVDSAALCAMAARHAPQKVRAWTMDVHFADAVERSNARRMAKVTGAELVDVLIPDSVLPDLFEHAVLANQTVILNARAVASYVFYLEAQRQGAGPVLLSGAGADEVLQGTPGVLAAAKARVDEDRTLAVRALGFEAMAAVDNLRAPFRAGSRDHEEPPGAARGAVDNSGSPLDGAPHGDQESKPSTGHFPSGNGGSDQALGRREDSTPVDNLRTVSEGWNSDHVSRGPPVDNLGTGLAAPWELPQEEALPSEELRYAKWVLAELILPPELRGARAHGLTVRTPYLDEGFARVALALPESVLQRDGFGKWLFRHAVRSLVPDEVRLARKTPRYGHTALSSPVRSRWLELYRAWLSPARLDSLQVINTQGVLGLMERYFRLPPDDAQAGPMDRLLMRLMSLAMLQAHTKAPP
- a CDS encoding S8 family peptidase, with translation MAPPEQFESSKLRTLDVLLREGFDRATLEKSVAALVGTERWIIRPVPFDPTGRSFDLLPPGTIEPAQAWELARRLQTDPSVEDADPAFEAVYAEHTSVTDTAPTLLKAQRAEPGPETFNENDCDWSPRFVKAGEAWKLPGGVSQGEGILIGHPDSGYLPHPELGPNFTPRLGWDFIDDDPTTENPGGGHGLGTASVMASPSDRPSVDGAKLFVDGVAPKAEVVPLRVAKPTLFVPSPVLFNVGVDRLRDSIGFAIQRRVHVISISLGWLPNAGLHRIIQQAVRENIIVIAAAGNYTGPVVVWPGAYDEVVAMAACNASAQPWAFSAWGKAVDATGPGEDVWVAQPGDKVGQSSGTSYATATVAGIAALWLAHHGRDNLLAKYQGGPTLAQVFRHVLRATCDSWPQSQLAWGAGLVNAKACLESPLPDVTALESFTTRALLHESSDTVASTFSGLPEADVLKNLATTLGVDEQKASRLDSEFGRELRFWALTHAPFRHALQEGAGRDRQALKARTQAALPPFSPSLRAAIG
- a CDS encoding ATP-binding protein produces the protein MPPSSPSPRAPESFQKEEGSALLNYGLAAAGVLVAFLAQRLLWPYMSSGPFLAFFAAVAFAGWRGGWGPGLVATALSLVMVDYFFLSPLGDWLIHPGNFIALAFFLALSLFVTLLNVRLRRANAERADLLERERASRAAAEYERARLHELFMHAPAHLVIFRGPQHVFELSNPLNSAMLGNPPQLLGLPAREVGPKEEAERVARILDHVYATGEPFEGREVSLKLPQPDGTLREFIFDVTYTPTHDAHGQVDGIAGFGFDVTDVVRARSRAERLARELSHNEEHLRLLAGASSFLATSLDDKATLRNVVRLAVPTLADWCLIDSALEDGTFQRMEVEHATTEPESLAEPLRARTTYVSGLPKLAGTEPRHHGQPLFIENFTDDVLPLFTKDPERIALLKELRVRSLVVVPLVAGERSLGLLSFVTTHRSGRRYTTADLPFLQELANRAALSMENARLYREAREAVRLRDEFLSIASHELKTPLTPLNLKLQALRRELDRHPGPVPRELVERYLDVGSRQMKKLAELVNDLLDVSRIAAGRLSLECVPMDLAELVRDVVAAYEGPAARTGSVLQLECTDTVTMGVWDRPRLEQVVVNLVDNAIKYGQGRPIQVRLETRDGKAALTVRDQGIGISEESLPRLFGRFERAVSDRHYGGLGLGLYITRTLVEAMGGTVRVESRLGQGSVFTVELPLPAASADVGAPAP
- a CDS encoding ROK family protein, producing the protein MSASRWSPRRHHPEGITPLEVWNLPVFGRELWELLGSPWVEDDRRAGVPGATLAARMMLPLAEALALLVKKHAPDAAYLSGGLAELDGFPAALRAATASLRRPVHIALSPRFAPVRAGLRMLEATGARSPLCVDVGQTSIKLARAGATRVVERDLTTLPPLFIGQPRPADGHHIRDTVAFISGALRTFLAEDSREPPDALCLALPCPLDEALMPGGCTYGFEGTASLVPDILAHAGLPDTGGPVLVLNDAELAAESARRAPQVKGRRVLCLSLGFGPGGALLERG